A single region of the Oxyura jamaicensis isolate SHBP4307 breed ruddy duck chromosome 6, BPBGC_Ojam_1.0, whole genome shotgun sequence genome encodes:
- the LOC118169326 gene encoding uncharacterized protein LOC118169326 isoform X2: MFSWHRSFALAAPWRRGKKTPPAEDKVVLTHMKILSNEGIQNPALTPEAPTDAACTEEPHLPSASLPQDCQGTPNAAVPAADPDCADAPAGTDYVATLPDLSTFESKCQLHRFSKFESEDSGVELPSGANSPSTPTGSEKSFVLHNRDSFCDSGVLSTSSSPEIDHLVMRTCKERARKVSHQGPESKKQAEYYSQESDAVQVPTAPLDTFSVPQEGENPNEHFDQSERQSLEKEPAPEMDLPRESTLSAPDPVEEPKTIADNYPETFGSMQDIQIPGHPLKKYPTSDSLDEYMDECCRLSEVNQGNSKALGSGLGYLEHICQLIEKIGQLQEHNLRLQKQVCSLQKAHKMSQLKEEYLMQHCSCGAASVFLNSYQDVKTFFAGRSRPHSLLVQTGNPSDLSIIPEIGANTEKLSGCSGSERYPESGNSQPMSGLRKLSNNRNNKENEFTEAGSMAEGQAFPSKDPAARKGLDTSKNCSGESHAWGRMRDLMRKTRLRNQSKLGLSSAALKRSCPQLYRPDITTSELRKTERNSMIVLGQNMKNENIWPF, translated from the exons GTAAGAAGACCCCACCTGCTGAGGACAAAGTAGTGCTAACACACATGAAGATACTGAGCAACGAAGGAATTCAGAACCCAGCGCTAACACCAGAGGCTCCCACTGATGCTGCCTGCACCGAAGAGCCCCATCTCCCCAGTGCCAGCCTCCCCCAGGACTGCCAGGGAACTCCCAATGCTGCGGTCCCAGCAGCAGACCCAGATTGTGCAGATGCCCCGGCAGGCACAGACTATGTAGCCACACTGCCTGACCTCAGCACCTTCGAGTCCAAGTGCCAACTTCACAGATTCTCCAAATTTGAATCTGAGGACTCAGGGGTGGAATTGCCAAGCGGGGCTAATTCTCCATCGACGCCAACAGGTTCAGAGAAGAGCTTTGTGCTACACAACAGAGACTCATTTTGTGACTCGGGTGTGCTTAGcacctcttcttctccagaaatTGACCACCTGGTAATGAGAACGTGTAAAGAACGTGCCAGAAAAGTCAGCCACCAAGGTCCAGAGAGCAAAAAGCAAGCTGAGTACTACAGCCAGGAATCTGATGCTGTGCAGGTTCCCACAGCTCCCCTTGACACCTTCAGTGTCcctcaggaaggagaaaatccCAATGAACATTTTGATCAGAGCGAAAGGCAATCTCTGGAAAAGGAACCTGCACCAGAGATGGACCTACCCAGGGAAAGTACTCTTTCTGCCCCAGATCCTGTAGAAGAGCCAAAGACAATTGCTGACAATTACCCTGAGACCTTTGGCAGCATGCAAGACATTCAGATCCCTGGGCACCCCCTGAAGAAGTACCCCACAAGTGACAGCCTGGATGAATACATGGATGAATGCTGTAGACTGAGTGAG GTGAATCAAGGGAACAGCAAAGCCCTGGGATCGGGCCTGGGATACCTGGAACACATTTGCCAACTGATAGAGAAGAttgggcagctgcaggagcacaaCCTGCGGCTCCAGAAACAGGTCTGCAGCTTGCAGAAAGCGCACAAGATGAGCCAGCTAAAAGAG GAGTACCTCATGCAGCATTGCTCCTGCGGAGCTGCCAGCGTGTTCCTCAACTCGTACCAAGACGTGAAGACATTTTTCGCGGGGAGGAGCAGACCTCACAGCCTCTTGGTTCAGACGGGAAACCCTTCTGATCTTTCCATCATCCCAGAAATAGGAGCCAACACCGAAAAGCTGAGTGGCTGCAGCG GAAGTGAGAGATACCCGGAATCAGGAAACAGCCAGCCAATGTCGGGGCTCAGGAAGCTGTCAAACAATAGGAACAACAAGGAGAATGAGTTCACAGAAGCTGGTAGCATGGCTGAGGGGCAGGCTTTTCCGTCAAAGGACCCTGCAGCAAGAAAG GGTCTGGACACCAGCAAGAACTGCTCG GGTGAGAGCCATGCCTGGGGGAGAATGAGAGATCTCATGAGGAAGACACGGCTGAGAAACCAGAGCAAGCTGGGGCTGTCCTCCGCTGCTCTGAAGAGGTCGTGCCCACAGTTGTACAG gCCAGATATTACGACTTCAGAGCTGAGGAAAACTGAGAGGAACTCCATGATCGTTCTGGGGCAAAAcatgaagaatgaaaacataTGGCCTTTCTGA
- the ZP4 gene encoding zona pellucida sperm-binding protein 4, translated as MGVVGQARPVSGALLFWGLLGPFALVVGARDSFFADPSLLACGQDSLQLTLPLGWEGNVSFVLTAWDTEGKAHALHNDSGCGLWVSWAPDGSKKVSVSYTSCYVFEWDGNYLMIVGLEGTDVDGQRVLHEEKLLRCPVDLPALDAPSSSVCSAVRSQDRLPCASLPVSRGDCEARGCCYNPRDRVKTCYYGNTVTAHCTPDGQFSIAVSRDVTLPPVILDSVHLASGPSAGCTPVVKNSAFVVYQFPLSACGTTFQVTGDHAVYENELVASRDVKTGSLGSVTRDSTFRLHVRCSYSITGSFIPLSVQVFTLPPLPAVSQPGPLSLELRVASDESYRSYYTDSDYPVVKALRDPIYVEVRILQRTDPDLVLVLHHCWATPSINPHQQMQWPVLVDGCPYAGDNYQTQLVHLSIASGLQFPSHYQRFTLYTFAFVDSTSQEMLSGLVFLHCSASVCHRSVQESCTTTCPAGARGKRSAEHNFQDGASRVSSKGPVIFLQNKLRQEAAVDSLRAAVLAAAPWALGFAAVATVVVFVAVVLRWRKVPVTHEVNALQ; from the exons atGGGTGTTGTAGGGCAGGCTAGGCCTGTGTCTGGAGCTCTGCTCTTCTGGGGGTTGCTTGGTCCCTTTGCTTTGGTTGTGGGGGCTCGGGATAGCTTTTTTGCTgaccccagcctgctggcttgTGGTCAAGATAGCTTGCAGCTCACCTTACCcctgggctgggaagggaaTGTTTCCTTTGTGCTGACTGCTTGGG ACACTGAGGGGAAGGCGCATGCCCTGCACAATGACTCTGGCTGTGGGCTCTGGGTTTCATGGGCTCCAGATGGCTCCAAGAAAGTGTCCGTCTCCTACACCAGCTGTTACGTCTTTGAATGG GATGGCAATTACCTCATGATTGTGGGGCTCGAAGGCACAGATGTGGATGGGCAAAGGGTTCTTCATGAAGAGAAGCTGCTCAGGTGCCCTGTGGACCTTCCTG CCCTGGATGCCCCAAGCAGCAGTGTCTGCTCTGCTGTCCGCAGCCAGGACCGGCTGCCCTGTGCCTCCTTGCCTGTCAGCCGGGGAGACTGTGAAGCACGGGGCTGTTGTTACAACCCCAGGGACAGGGTGAAGACTTGCTACTACGGTAACACAG TGACAGCTCACTGCACACCAGATGGCCAGTTTTCCATTGCTGTCTCTCGGGATGTGACCCTGCCACCTGTTATCCTGGACTCTGTGCATCTGGCCAGTGGACCAAGTGCTGGCTGCACTCCTGTAGTGAAAAACAGTGCCTTTGTTGTGTACCAGTTCCCACTTTCTGCCTGTGGCACTACTTTTCAG GTCACTGGAGACCATGCTGTGTATGAGAATGAGTTGGTGGCATCCAGGGATGTGAAGACTGGGAGCCTTGGCTCTGTCACTAGGGACAGCACTTTCAG GCTACATGTCCGCTGTAGTTACTCAATCACTGGGAGCTTCATCCCCCTGAGTGTTCAGGTCTTCACACTGCCACCACTCCCTGCTGTGTCCCAGCCTGGTCCTCTGTCCTTGGAACTGCGTGTTGCTTCAG ATGAAAGTTATAGATCCTACTACACTGACAGTGACTATCCTGTTGTGAAGGCTCTGAGAGACCCCATTTATGTTGAAGTTAGAATCCTTCAGAGAACAGACCCTGACCTGGTTCTGGTTCTGCACCACTGCTGGGCCACTCCAAGTATCAATCCCCACCAACAGATGCAGTGGCCTGTCTTGGTGGATGG GTGCCCTTATGCAGGGGACAACTATCAAACACAGCTGGTGCATCTGAGTATTGCCTCAGGACTCCAGTTCCCATCTCATTACCAGCGTTTCACCCTCTACACATTTGCCTTTGTGGACTCCACTTCCCAAGAGATGCTCTCTGGGCTG GTGTTCCTGCATTGCAGTGCCTCAGTGTGCCACCGGTCTGTGCAGGAGTCCTGCACCACCACTTGTCCTGCTGGAGCCA GAGGTAAAAGGAGTGCTGAGCACAACTTTCAGGATGGTGCCTCCCGTGTCTCCAGTAAAGGCCCTGTTATTTTCCTCCAGAACAAGCTAAGACAAGAAGCTGCTGTGGATAGCCTCA GAGcagctgtgcttgctgcagccccctgggctcttggctttgctgctgtggcAACTGTGGTGGTGTTTGTGGCTGTTGTGCTGAGGTGGAGGAAGGTGCCTGTAACACATGAAGTCAATGCACTGCAATAA